The proteins below are encoded in one region of Nitrospira lenta:
- a CDS encoding glycosyltransferase, with product MRFCMVTTFYPPYHFGGDATFVQGLARALVTEGHHVEVVHCEDAYRVRGRERPAAQTEQDGVVVQRLRNPFGMLSPLITQQTGQPGVKATQLRAVLDREFDVVNFHNISLIGGPGVLHLSRAPVTLYTLHEHWLLCPTHIFWKNQVQACDRRECFTCCLRSGVPPQLWRYTNLIQRSLAKVDTLLAPSEYTSRQHRAAGVTAPIEVLPTFSSLEPGSSERPADEGKPRFVFVGRITASKGIGVLLEEFARLPNFDLDVIGDGDLRHRLQAQYARHRHIRFLGSVPQRELIDAYQKATALILPSLAPEVFPLTVLEALACGTPAVVHDAGGSREAVEKTGGGFVYRSGEELRQILSALTQDARLRETLAQRARSGYERFYTRAQYLARYLRVIDTIGKSKGLAVGA from the coding sequence ATGCGTTTCTGCATGGTGACCACATTCTATCCGCCCTATCATTTTGGCGGGGATGCGACGTTTGTGCAGGGACTCGCTCGTGCCTTGGTCACTGAAGGGCATCATGTCGAAGTCGTGCACTGCGAAGATGCCTATCGCGTGCGAGGTAGAGAGCGACCGGCTGCGCAGACCGAGCAGGACGGGGTGGTGGTGCAGCGTCTGCGCAACCCCTTCGGCATGCTGTCGCCGCTGATTACCCAACAAACCGGTCAGCCGGGAGTCAAGGCGACACAACTACGAGCGGTGCTCGACCGCGAGTTCGATGTGGTCAATTTCCACAACATCTCGTTGATCGGGGGCCCGGGTGTTCTTCACCTGAGTCGCGCGCCGGTGACGCTGTATACCCTGCACGAACACTGGCTGCTCTGTCCGACACATATTTTTTGGAAGAATCAAGTGCAGGCTTGCGATCGCCGGGAGTGTTTTACGTGCTGCCTCCGGTCAGGCGTGCCACCTCAATTGTGGCGGTATACGAATTTGATTCAGCGTAGCTTGGCGAAGGTGGACACCCTCTTAGCCCCAAGCGAGTACACCTCGCGGCAGCATCGCGCCGCGGGGGTGACGGCGCCGATCGAGGTCTTACCGACGTTCTCGAGTCTTGAACCGGGCTCTTCAGAACGGCCTGCGGACGAAGGAAAGCCGCGCTTTGTGTTTGTCGGCCGCATCACGGCCTCCAAGGGCATCGGCGTCCTTCTGGAAGAGTTTGCGCGATTGCCGAACTTTGATCTTGATGTCATCGGCGACGGAGACTTGCGGCACAGGCTCCAAGCGCAGTATGCGAGGCATCGCCATATTCGTTTCTTGGGATCGGTGCCTCAGCGGGAGTTGATTGATGCTTATCAAAAGGCCACGGCCCTGATCCTTCCGTCGCTGGCGCCGGAAGTGTTCCCGTTGACCGTGCTGGAAGCGCTGGCCTGCGGGACGCCGGCAGTGGTGCATGACGCCGGCGGGAGCCGGGAAGCGGTTGAGAAGACCGGCGGGGGATTTGTGTATCGATCCGGAGAGGAACTCCGGCAGATTCTCTCGGCGCTCACGCAGGACGCGCGCTTACGAGAGACGCTGGCGCAGCGGGCGCGTAGCGGGTACGAGCGATTCTATACGCGAGCGCAATACCTGGCTCGCTATCTTCGCGTGATCGATACCATTGGAAAATCGAAGGGGCTGGCGGTTGGGGCCTGA
- a CDS encoding glycosyltransferase family 2 protein: MVGQTAAAATAKISVIVTSDYAAGEEKSWEDLRRALRAWAEQEGAPAEEFILVESSRFGGRIPGDVVGMVANLKVLHVDAESSYELKNRAVEAAAGDWVAIVDADCIPHRSWLRVLRAAIAGHPEAAAVSARTLYPGRSRLERILGLLSRSYLDPGRSGPSRFISGNAAAFRRDVYRRHPLPVGMGAFASRIQSEAFLREGATLWFDQALVVVHDFEGWAMEQDIRRNHGYSTVITRLHDDRLPYAGLIRMGVIVIPLIAAGKTLDSVRDCFRCFRHYNVRIYELPLALAMAVVTHVLEMPGMWRAFRRKPIQATQYR; the protein is encoded by the coding sequence ATGGTAGGACAGACAGCGGCCGCGGCGACGGCGAAAATTTCCGTCATCGTTACGTCCGACTATGCAGCGGGAGAAGAAAAGTCGTGGGAGGACCTTCGGCGCGCATTGCGGGCATGGGCGGAGCAGGAAGGAGCGCCGGCTGAGGAATTCATTCTCGTCGAGTCGTCGCGATTCGGGGGGCGGATTCCGGGCGACGTAGTGGGGATGGTCGCCAACCTGAAGGTGCTGCATGTCGATGCCGAGTCTTCGTATGAATTGAAGAACCGGGCCGTGGAGGCAGCCGCCGGCGACTGGGTGGCCATCGTCGATGCCGACTGCATTCCCCATCGGTCGTGGCTGCGGGTGCTCCGCGCAGCCATTGCCGGGCACCCCGAGGCTGCGGCTGTCAGCGCTAGGACCTTGTACCCGGGCCGGTCACGCCTGGAGCGGATACTGGGCTTGTTGTCGCGGTCGTATCTCGATCCTGGTCGTAGCGGTCCTAGCCGGTTCATCTCCGGCAACGCGGCGGCATTCAGGCGCGATGTCTATCGGCGCCATCCCCTGCCGGTCGGGATGGGAGCGTTTGCGTCTCGGATACAGTCGGAGGCCTTTCTCCGTGAAGGGGCGACCCTGTGGTTCGACCAGGCCCTCGTGGTCGTGCACGATTTTGAAGGGTGGGCGATGGAACAGGACATACGGAGGAATCACGGATACAGCACCGTCATCACACGGCTGCACGATGACCGGCTGCCGTATGCGGGCCTGATTCGCATGGGCGTCATTGTGATCCCCCTGATCGCGGCCGGGAAGACCCTCGACAGTGTCCGCGATTGTTTTCGGTGCTTTCGCCACTACAACGTGAGGATATACGAGTTGCCGCTGGCGTTGGCGATGGCGGTTGTCACGCACGTGCTCGAAATGCCTGGCATGTGGCGGGCGTTTCGACGAAAACCGATCCAGGCCACTCAGTATCGTTGA
- a CDS encoding glycosyltransferase family 2 protein, producing the protein MKSSAPLVTVIIPTRNRPQLVIQAVRSALRQTLETIEVVVIVDGPDDATVAALGEVEDSRLLVKVLSRHLGPAGARNAGVDAAQGRWIAFLDHDDEWFPSKLDLQLCLAQQSALQHPIISCSFIKRSATADVLLPHRLPAPGELMSDYLFRRTGFFGGGELIQTSTIFTSRTLLQQCPFRQETGRHDDLDWLLRASLRHDTTVQFVATGEPLAIWHRPEHLETISSRKDWWFSFSWIQQNRHLVTSRAYASFLLTWVSANAIEQGDRSAFWPILKEAFRHGTPGILDGIVFAGIWLIPQAWRRRTVSCLTAARN; encoded by the coding sequence ATGAAATCTAGTGCCCCTCTAGTAACGGTGATCATTCCGACTCGGAATAGGCCACAGTTGGTCATCCAGGCAGTCCGTAGCGCCCTGCGTCAAACGCTAGAGACCATTGAGGTTGTCGTTATTGTCGATGGTCCCGATGACGCGACCGTCGCGGCGCTCGGCGAAGTAGAGGACTCCAGATTACTAGTCAAGGTCCTATCTCGTCATCTAGGACCTGCAGGAGCTCGCAACGCGGGAGTCGACGCCGCCCAAGGACGATGGATTGCCTTTCTCGATCACGATGACGAATGGTTTCCGAGCAAGCTCGACCTCCAGTTGTGCCTCGCCCAGCAGTCGGCATTGCAGCACCCCATCATCTCGTGCAGCTTCATCAAACGGAGTGCAACGGCCGATGTCCTGTTGCCCCACAGATTGCCGGCGCCCGGCGAGCTCATGAGCGACTATCTTTTTCGCCGCACGGGTTTCTTCGGCGGCGGAGAGCTGATACAAACCTCGACGATCTTTACGTCCAGAACGCTGTTGCAGCAATGTCCGTTTCGTCAAGAGACCGGGAGGCATGATGACCTTGACTGGCTCCTGCGGGCCAGCCTGCGTCACGATACCACCGTCCAGTTTGTTGCGACTGGTGAGCCACTTGCTATTTGGCACAGGCCAGAGCATCTGGAAACAATTAGCAGCCGGAAGGACTGGTGGTTTTCGTTTTCGTGGATACAGCAGAACCGTCATCTCGTGACCTCACGAGCCTACGCCTCATTCCTGTTGACCTGGGTCAGCGCCAACGCGATTGAGCAAGGGGATCGATCGGCGTTCTGGCCGATACTGAAGGAGGCGTTTCGCCATGGGACTCCTGGAATCCTCGATGGAATTGTATTCGCAGGGATTTGGTTGATTCCTCAAGCGTGGCGACGGCGGACAGTCAGCTGCTTGACCGCTGCGCGGAACTGA
- a CDS encoding glycosyltransferase family 4 protein: MRIAIDFTSFIPQMTGVDTYLKQLVWNLAKVDRINQYRIYHNYEDRRLFAEGLPPNVSHCPLSARPRSTRLIAQQMLLPVAVSSWGADVVHSPSFIIPYLRGAARHVVTVHDMTSFSHPHCHIALRRSWLYQRAVLASIMRADVVVVPSQATRRAVLEFLPDLQPDRIHVTVLGIGEEFRRCDPASVREVVTRLTLPEPYILYVGTVEPRKNLPALVEAYRRLVQAGVITEHLVLAGKLGWGYESLLKQIQVPALRGRVHLAGYVNQQDLPALYAGARLFVYPSFHEGFGFPPLEAMACGVPVVSTKSSSLAENLACAAELVAPDDLAGLADAMQRLLTDDALRAKRQEHGLEQARQYRWEHTARETMKSYHMAMDMARG, encoded by the coding sequence ATGAGAATCGCGATCGATTTTACCTCGTTCATCCCTCAGATGACCGGGGTCGATACGTATCTGAAACAGCTGGTGTGGAACCTCGCGAAGGTCGATCGAATCAATCAGTACAGGATCTACCATAACTACGAGGACCGGCGATTGTTTGCGGAGGGGCTTCCGCCCAACGTATCGCACTGCCCTCTGAGTGCGCGGCCACGATCGACTCGCCTGATCGCGCAACAAATGTTGCTGCCCGTGGCGGTGTCCAGTTGGGGCGCAGACGTGGTGCATTCTCCGTCGTTCATCATCCCCTATCTTCGGGGAGCGGCCCGACATGTGGTGACGGTCCATGACATGACGTCGTTTTCGCATCCGCATTGTCATATCGCCTTGCGTCGAAGCTGGTTGTATCAGCGTGCGGTGTTGGCCAGTATCATGAGAGCGGACGTGGTGGTGGTTCCCTCGCAGGCCACACGGCGCGCAGTCTTGGAATTTCTTCCTGATCTTCAGCCGGATCGCATTCATGTGACGGTGCTGGGGATCGGAGAAGAGTTTCGACGTTGTGATCCGGCTTCTGTCCGGGAAGTCGTCACACGATTGACGCTTCCAGAACCGTATATCCTCTATGTCGGTACGGTGGAACCGCGCAAGAATCTTCCGGCATTGGTCGAGGCGTATCGGAGGCTTGTTCAGGCGGGAGTGATAACGGAACATCTGGTGCTGGCCGGCAAGTTGGGCTGGGGGTATGAGTCCCTGTTGAAGCAAATCCAAGTGCCGGCGTTGCGCGGGAGAGTGCACCTCGCCGGCTATGTGAACCAGCAGGATCTTCCCGCTTTGTATGCGGGTGCCAGACTCTTTGTTTATCCGTCCTTCCACGAAGGGTTCGGGTTTCCTCCGCTGGAAGCCATGGCGTGCGGGGTGCCGGTGGTCAGCACCAAGTCTTCCTCGTTGGCTGAGAATCTCGCGTGCGCGGCTGAACTCGTTGCCCCGGACGATCTCGCGGGGCTGGCCGATGCGATGCAACGCCTGCTGACAGACGATGCGCTGCGAGCCAAACGGCAAGAGCATGGCTTAGAACAGGCCCGCCAATACCGGTGGGAGCACACCGCGAGGGAGACGATGAAAAGCTATCACATGGCTATGGACATGGCGCGAGGATGA
- a CDS encoding glycosyltransferase family A protein translates to MRAATEGDHAAEAPLSVVIATTKAWPEIKPCLDSLHEQAQAVGAEVLVADGHGQGLPPDVAERYPEVRWIARPGGSVFFLRELAMTQAIGAVVAVTEDHCTVAPEWCERMLMAHRHHPEAAAIGGVVENGATDRLIDWANFLIVFGPFTAPIETGRQPAISLQANVSYKRRVVPRTMSQLGMMEFLFNRQLHEQGETLIADDRLIVSHNQSWGFWGTFAAHFHNGRSIAGFRLQHMSWVERLVRLGGCAILPVYLLWVTQGPVLRKRRLLKPALASLPLTALVVTCHAVGEFIGYIFGPGNSPQQLA, encoded by the coding sequence ATGCGTGCGGCGACTGAAGGGGATCATGCCGCCGAGGCTCCCCTGTCCGTTGTCATTGCGACCACCAAGGCGTGGCCCGAGATCAAGCCGTGCCTCGATTCGCTTCACGAGCAGGCTCAGGCGGTCGGTGCGGAAGTGTTGGTGGCCGATGGGCATGGACAAGGGTTGCCGCCTGATGTGGCTGAGCGCTATCCGGAAGTGAGGTGGATCGCGCGGCCAGGCGGATCGGTATTTTTCCTGCGCGAACTGGCGATGACCCAGGCCATCGGCGCCGTGGTGGCGGTGACCGAGGACCATTGCACGGTAGCCCCCGAGTGGTGTGAACGCATGCTGATGGCGCATCGACATCACCCCGAAGCCGCGGCGATCGGCGGAGTTGTCGAAAACGGGGCGACCGACCGGCTCATCGACTGGGCCAATTTTCTGATTGTGTTCGGACCGTTTACCGCGCCGATTGAGACGGGCAGACAACCGGCCATTTCTTTGCAAGCCAACGTCTCGTACAAGCGGCGGGTTGTTCCACGGACGATGTCTCAACTCGGCATGATGGAATTCTTATTCAATCGCCAATTGCACGAACAGGGAGAGACCCTGATTGCGGACGATCGGCTGATCGTCTCGCATAACCAGAGCTGGGGATTCTGGGGAACGTTTGCGGCGCATTTTCACAATGGCCGGTCGATTGCTGGATTTCGCCTCCAGCACATGTCCTGGGTCGAGCGTCTGGTGCGGCTCGGAGGCTGCGCCATTTTGCCGGTGTATCTCTTGTGGGTCACTCAAGGCCCGGTGCTGAGAAAAAGGCGACTGCTGAAACCCGCGCTGGCAAGTTTGCCCCTGACGGCGCTGGTAGTGACCTGCCATGCCGTCGGCGAGTTCATCGGCTATATCTTCGGTCCAGGCAACAGCCCGCAACAGCTGGCGTAG
- a CDS encoding cytochrome P450, with translation MDERTKAKCVARGPAGYPLVGNLPEFLCDKLGFLSRCVATYGDVIKLKIGEPTFLLNHPDDIKHVLVLNPDNYGKSPRMTSARGRKLSGAGLLTSVGPEHLRQRRMMQPVFYRKTVESFSRIITEGVEEMLARWADGMELDLEGEMMGLVQRNIVKTLLGVDADHDLPALLDAVTIRRQYMEHVFFSPLPEWVPSRIGWRYRRAMHRIDAIVMGAIQARRARPADTKDLLSLLLCAKYDDGTAMTDHQVRDEVVTLLVTGYETIGEALTWTSYLLSQHPAIAAKCFAEVDAAIGGRPPGVEDLPKLPYLGMVLAESMRLYPPTWIFIRIAQEEDTLPSGAVIPAGSKIYLCQYVMQRHPRYFPDPERFDPERFTDTAKKERPQFAYFPFGGGSRVCIGEHFAKMEATLILASLAQRFRLSLVPGQTIVPEPTMTLHPRNGIRMRVEQR, from the coding sequence ATGGATGAGAGGACTAAGGCGAAGTGTGTGGCGCGGGGACCGGCGGGATATCCACTGGTGGGAAATCTGCCGGAGTTTTTGTGCGACAAGCTTGGCTTTCTCTCGCGCTGCGTCGCCACGTATGGGGATGTGATCAAGTTGAAGATCGGGGAGCCGACCTTCCTGTTGAATCATCCGGACGACATCAAGCATGTGTTGGTGCTCAATCCGGACAACTATGGCAAATCGCCGCGCATGACCAGCGCGAGAGGACGGAAGTTGTCCGGGGCAGGCCTGCTCACCAGTGTAGGGCCCGAACATTTGAGGCAGCGGAGGATGATGCAGCCGGTGTTTTACCGGAAGACCGTGGAGTCCTTCTCCCGCATCATCACCGAGGGGGTCGAGGAGATGTTGGCCCGGTGGGCCGACGGGATGGAACTGGACCTTGAAGGCGAGATGATGGGGCTTGTCCAGCGGAATATCGTGAAGACCTTGTTGGGCGTGGACGCCGACCATGATCTGCCGGCGTTGCTCGATGCGGTTACGATCCGGCGGCAGTACATGGAACATGTGTTCTTTTCTCCCCTCCCTGAATGGGTGCCCAGCCGGATTGGCTGGCGCTACCGCCGGGCCATGCACCGTATTGATGCCATCGTGATGGGAGCGATTCAGGCGCGGCGTGCGCGTCCCGCGGACACGAAGGACCTGCTCTCGCTGCTGCTGTGCGCGAAATATGACGACGGGACAGCCATGACAGACCACCAGGTCCGCGATGAAGTCGTGACGCTCTTGGTGACAGGCTATGAAACGATCGGGGAGGCGTTGACCTGGACCTCGTATCTCTTGTCCCAACACCCGGCGATCGCAGCCAAATGTTTTGCGGAGGTGGATGCCGCGATCGGTGGTCGTCCTCCCGGCGTGGAGGATCTCCCTAAGCTGCCGTATCTGGGGATGGTCCTTGCCGAATCGATGCGGTTGTACCCGCCCACGTGGATTTTTATCCGGATCGCACAGGAGGAGGACACCTTGCCGAGCGGCGCGGTCATTCCCGCGGGGTCGAAAATCTACTTGTGCCAGTATGTCATGCAACGCCATCCCCGCTATTTCCCGGATCCTGAGCGATTCGACCCGGAACGATTTACGGACACCGCAAAAAAAGAACGTCCCCAGTTTGCCTATTTCCCATTCGGCGGCGGTTCCCGCGTCTGTATCGGGGAGCATTTTGCCAAGATGGAGGCCACGCTGATTCTCGCGTCCCTCGCGCAGCGATTCAGATTGTCGCTCGTGCCGGGGCAGACCATCGTGCCTGAGCCGACGATGACCTTGCACCCGAGGAACGGGATCAGGATGCGCGTCGAACAACGGTAA
- a CDS encoding glycosyltransferase family 2 protein produces MVWPNVSGGAKRVEPSTERNIPTRVVNDPVLQPRDRLIYWLLTVAGMAAIAVFLFFWFRLQAWGEYPFIMAVCSGLLAVLLLNNLGRWLILLSMKRPRTVVPRPGWKVAVVTTYVPGIEPLELLEQTLTALVNLDYPHDTWVLDEGDDEGVKQVCAARGVHHFSRKSFPRYQADAGLFRKASKHGNYNAWLQEIGFDRYEILTAFDPDHVPDRSYLTNVLGFLDDARVGYVQAPQVYGNQGESFIARGAAEETYEFYSLVQMACHGKGVPLIIGCHNTHRLSALRECGGFAAHDADDLLLTLLYQSRGWEGVYAPQALAQGLAPDNWPAYLNQQRRWTRSVLDVKLRIGPAVARNLSPTSALLNALHGLNYVHRSIMLPIAMMLVAFMLVSGKSPAMATTEALISGGLVVLMLRVWERYRQRFYLKKESEQGIHWRAGLLRFAKWPYQLAAVADVLVNRQFPFITTPKMKSSPRASFVLWPHVITLGVLSAAWGLGLVLHGTLPFVTQLCAMGIVILTVGLMGTEWSGVVRRRADR; encoded by the coding sequence ATGGTGTGGCCTAACGTCAGCGGAGGGGCGAAACGAGTGGAGCCGTCTACCGAACGCAACATTCCGACCAGAGTGGTCAATGATCCCGTTCTCCAGCCGAGAGACCGGTTGATCTACTGGCTGTTGACGGTGGCGGGAATGGCGGCCATCGCGGTGTTTCTCTTTTTCTGGTTCCGACTCCAGGCGTGGGGAGAATATCCCTTCATCATGGCGGTCTGCTCCGGACTCCTCGCGGTACTGCTGCTCAACAATCTCGGGCGATGGCTGATCCTGCTCAGCATGAAGCGGCCAAGAACGGTGGTGCCGAGACCGGGCTGGAAGGTTGCGGTCGTCACCACGTATGTGCCTGGGATTGAGCCGTTGGAGTTGCTGGAGCAGACCCTGACGGCCTTGGTGAACCTCGATTACCCTCACGACACGTGGGTCCTCGATGAGGGAGATGACGAGGGGGTCAAGCAAGTCTGTGCCGCACGAGGCGTCCATCATTTCAGCCGCAAGTCGTTTCCTCGCTATCAGGCCGACGCCGGCCTGTTTCGAAAGGCTTCCAAGCACGGAAACTATAATGCCTGGCTCCAGGAGATCGGCTTCGACCGCTACGAGATCCTGACGGCCTTTGATCCCGATCATGTGCCGGATCGGTCGTACCTCACCAACGTGCTTGGGTTTTTAGACGATGCACGAGTCGGCTATGTACAGGCCCCGCAGGTCTATGGCAATCAAGGGGAGAGTTTCATTGCCAGGGGCGCAGCCGAAGAAACCTATGAGTTCTACTCGCTGGTACAAATGGCTTGTCATGGGAAAGGGGTCCCGCTCATCATCGGCTGTCATAACACGCATCGTCTCAGCGCCTTGCGCGAGTGCGGCGGGTTCGCGGCGCACGATGCCGATGATCTGCTGCTGACGTTGTTGTATCAGAGTCGCGGGTGGGAAGGTGTGTATGCGCCTCAGGCTCTGGCGCAAGGGTTGGCTCCCGACAATTGGCCGGCGTATCTCAATCAGCAACGGCGGTGGACCCGTTCGGTCCTCGACGTGAAGTTGCGGATCGGGCCAGCGGTGGCCCGGAACCTCTCGCCGACTTCCGCGTTGTTGAACGCCTTGCACGGACTAAACTATGTGCATCGGAGCATTATGCTGCCGATTGCCATGATGCTGGTGGCGTTTATGCTGGTCTCCGGGAAAAGTCCCGCGATGGCAACCACCGAAGCGCTGATCAGCGGCGGGTTAGTGGTGCTTATGTTGCGGGTCTGGGAACGATATCGACAGCGGTTCTATTTGAAGAAGGAATCGGAGCAGGGGATTCATTGGCGCGCCGGCCTCCTGCGCTTCGCGAAATGGCCATATCAATTAGCGGCCGTTGCCGATGTATTGGTCAACCGCCAGTTTCCCTTTATTACGACTCCCAAAATGAAGTCGTCTCCTCGTGCATCTTTTGTACTGTGGCCGCACGTCATCACTCTAGGAGTGCTGAGTGCCGCATGGGGACTTGGGCTGGTCTTGCATGGCACTCTTCCGTTCGTAACCCAGTTGTGCGCGATGGGGATTGTGATCCTTACGGTGGGCCTGATGGGGACAGAGTGGAGTGGGGTCGTGAGACGCCGCGCCGATCGGTAA
- a CDS encoding lipopolysaccharide biosynthesis protein → MSLLTTTVGRRLMDGTARIFLAEMLFPLTALITTGYLTRQLGPQGYGLLALTLTTIIWIESAISSFFTKATIKFVGETDNWKPVGAMVIRLSLKMGVAAMVLVWMVAGPLSALLKEPDLAFYLRLCALDIPLLCVGQSYRNVLIGMGNYRAGAVARAGRWLFRMGLVVGLVQAGFSITGALLGVIGSSLAELLLSRWYLGEGMFVKPAPVSFPMQRYGALLFLSSICLIVFNGMDLFLLKILGGTATQAGIYSAAQSLSLLPGLFSWTFSSLLLATLSRQLADRQLDQARELARDGMRVTMFLIPVAAIIAGAAPEIVQIVFGAAFLPAGPLLALLIVGAVSNVMLMVSITIMTAAGLPARTVMFTAPLVLLGLVGHLVLIPRLGQQGAALVTVAVSSLGALAAGAGVYALWTVWPPVGTVIRSLAVGLVVGTVSLWWPTPGVLVFAKLVLLGIISVVGYWWIGEFRHREIAAVRSFLGRKAQPAQVG, encoded by the coding sequence ATGAGTTTACTGACAACGACAGTGGGGCGTCGTCTGATGGACGGGACTGCCAGGATATTTCTGGCGGAGATGCTGTTCCCGCTCACGGCTCTGATCACGACGGGTTACTTGACGCGGCAGCTTGGGCCCCAGGGTTATGGGTTACTGGCCCTGACACTGACCACGATCATTTGGATCGAAAGCGCGATCAGTTCGTTCTTTACAAAAGCGACGATTAAGTTTGTCGGGGAAACGGATAATTGGAAACCGGTCGGTGCCATGGTGATTCGGCTCAGCCTGAAGATGGGTGTCGCGGCGATGGTCTTGGTATGGATGGTAGCCGGACCGCTCAGCGCACTGCTTAAAGAGCCGGATCTAGCGTTCTATCTCCGGCTGTGTGCCCTCGATATTCCTCTCCTATGTGTCGGACAATCCTATCGCAATGTGCTGATCGGCATGGGCAATTATCGGGCTGGAGCGGTCGCCAGAGCCGGCCGCTGGCTGTTCAGGATGGGGCTCGTGGTGGGGCTTGTGCAGGCGGGGTTCTCCATTACGGGCGCATTGTTGGGGGTGATCGGTTCGTCGCTGGCAGAGCTGCTGCTTAGCCGCTGGTACCTCGGAGAAGGAATGTTCGTCAAGCCGGCTCCGGTGTCTTTCCCGATGCAGCGGTACGGCGCGCTGTTGTTCCTGTCCTCGATCTGCCTCATTGTTTTCAACGGAATGGATCTGTTTTTGCTCAAGATCCTCGGAGGAACGGCCACGCAGGCCGGTATCTATAGCGCCGCTCAAAGCCTCTCCCTCTTGCCCGGACTGTTTTCCTGGACATTTTCATCGCTGCTGCTCGCTACGTTGAGCCGTCAGCTGGCGGACCGCCAGCTGGATCAGGCGAGAGAGCTTGCGCGTGATGGGATGCGGGTCACGATGTTTCTCATTCCGGTCGCGGCGATCATTGCGGGTGCGGCGCCGGAGATCGTCCAAATCGTGTTCGGCGCCGCGTTTCTTCCCGCCGGGCCGCTGTTGGCGTTGCTGATTGTCGGAGCGGTCTCAAATGTGATGTTGATGGTGTCGATCACCATTATGACCGCCGCGGGATTGCCCGCACGAACGGTCATGTTTACAGCTCCGTTGGTGCTATTGGGGTTGGTGGGACATCTTGTTCTGATCCCCCGGCTGGGGCAGCAGGGCGCTGCGCTGGTGACTGTCGCGGTCTCCTCTCTCGGGGCGCTTGCGGCGGGAGCGGGTGTCTATGCCTTGTGGACGGTGTGGCCACCGGTCGGAACGGTGATCCGCAGTCTGGCGGTCGGACTCGTTGTCGGGACCGTCTCGTTGTGGTGGCCGACTCCCGGTGTTCTCGTATTTGCCAAGCTGGTGCTGCTCGGGATTATCAGCGTGGTCGGCTATTGGTGGATCGGGGAATTCCGTCATAGGGAAATTGCCGCTGTGAGGTCGTTCCTCGGTCGGAAGGCACAGCCCGCCCAGGTTGGATAG